The following DNA comes from Paraburkholderia phytofirmans PsJN.
CCGTAAGCGAATGCCACGCGACTGCGCCCAAAGGGCCACAGCATTGCGCCTGAACCGGCCCGCGCGACTCCCCAAAACCCTACGCAGACCCGCTCGATCTTCGATTCCCGCAACCCGTTAGAATAGTTCTTTGCCCCCAAGGCCCGGTACCGCCCCCCCATGTCCGAACAACATCTGACTGAAGCCGACGAAACGCTGGACGAATCCAAATTTGTCCGATTCGAAGGCTCGCCGTTCCAGCTATACCAGCCGTATCCGCCCGCCGGCGACCAGCCCACGGCGATCGACACGCTCGTCGAAGGCGTCGAAGATGGCCTCTCGTTCCAGACGCTGCTCGGTGTGACCGGTTCCGGCAAGACCTTCACGATGGCCAATACGATCGCGCGGCTCGGCCGCCCGGCCATTGTGTTCGCGCCGAACAAGACGCTCGCCGCGCAACTCTACTCCGAGTTCCGCGAGTTCTTCCCGCGCAATGCGGTCGAGTACTTCGTCTCGTACTACGACTACTACCAGCCGGAAGCGTACGTGCCGCAGCGCGATCTGTTCATCGAGAAGGACTCGTCGATCAACGAGCACATCGAGCAGATGCGGCTGTCGGCCACCAAGAGTCTGATGGAGCGGCGCGACGTGGTGATCGTCGCTACCGTGTCGGCCATTTACGGTATCGGCAACCCGTCTGAATATCACAAAATGATTCTGACGCTGCGCACCGGCGACAAGCTCGGCCAGCGCGACATCATCGCGCGTCTGATCGCCATGCAGTACAACCGCAACGAGGCCGACTTCCAGCGCGGCTCGTTCCGCGTGCGCGGCGACACGATCGATATCTTTCCGGCCGAGCACGCCGAGATGGCGGTGCGCGTCGAGTTGTTCGACGACGAAATCGAAACCCTGCAACTATTCGATCCGCTCACGGGCCGCGTGCGTCAAAAGATTCCGCGCTTCACGGTGTATCCGTCGTCGCACTATGTGACGCCGCGCGATACCGTGGTGCGCGCGGTCGAAACGATCAAGGCCGAACTGCGCGAGCGGCTCGAATTCTTCTATAGCGGCGGCAAGCTCGTCGAAGCGCAGCGGCTCGAACAGCGCACGCGCTTCGACCTGGAAATGCTGCAGGAACTCGGCTTCTGCAAGGGCATCGAGAACTACTCACGGCACTTCTCGGGCGCGGCGCCCGGCGAGCCGCCGCCTACGCTGGTCGACTATCTGCCGTCGGACGCGCTCATGCTGCTCGACGAATCGCACGTGCTGATCGGCCAGCTGAACGGCATGTACAACGGCGACCGCGCGCGTAAGGAAAATCTGGTCGACTACGGTTTCCGCCTGCCGTCGGCGCTCGACAACCGGCCGCTCAAGTTCAACGAGTTCGAGCGCAAGATGCGCCAGGTGGTGTTCGTGTCGGCCACGCCGGCGGACTACGAGCAGAAGACGGCAGGGCAGGTGGCCGAACAACTGGTGCGTCCGACCGGCCTCGTCGATCCAGAAATCGAGGTGCGTCCGGCTCGCAGCCAGGTCGACGACGTACTCGGCGAGATCAACGAGCGCGTCAAGGCGGGTGACCGCGTGCTGGTCACGGTGCTGACCAAGCGCATGGCCGAACAGTTGACCGAGTTTCTGGCCGACCACGGCGTCAAGGTGCGTTATCTGCACAGCGACATCGACACCGTGGAGCGGGTGGAAATTATCCGCGATCTGCGTCTGGGCACCTTCGACGTGCTGGTCGGGATCAACCTGTTGCGCGAAGGGCTGGATATTCCGGAAGTGTCGCTGGTCGCGATTCTCGACGCGGACAAGGAAGGCTTTCTGCGCGCCGAGCGCTCGCTGATCCAGACCATCGGCCGGGCGGCGCGCAACGTGAACGGCAAGGCGATTCTCTACGGGGACAAAATCACGGACTCGATGCGCCGTGCCATCGACGAAACCGAGCGGCGGCGCAACAAGCAGATCGCCTTCAACCTCGCGAACGGCATTACGCCGCGCGGCGTGGTCAAGCGCATTCGCGACATTATCGACGGCGTGTACAACGTCGACGACGCCCGCGCCGAACTGAAGGAACAGCAGGCGCGCGCGAAATTCGAGGACATGTCCGAGAAGCAGCTTGCCAAGGAACTCAAGCGCCTCGAAAAGCAGATGATGGAGCACGCCAAGAACCTTGAGTTCGAGAAGGCCGCGCAGACCCGCGACCAGCTCGCGCTGCTGCGCCAGCGCGTGTTCGGCGCGAACGTCGGCGATCACGTGTCGGGCGCCGATTAATCGCCCGCGCGCCTGGGGCGCGGCTGTGCGCCGCGCCCGATCGATCCATGCCGGACGCTCGCCCGGCATCGCATCACTTCCTCCCCAGCGCTTCCTTAACTGCGCCTTAAGACCCTGCTGCCACAAGGCTTGCCGCGCGTTCTCATTTGTTCTCCCATGCGATCAATGATAAACTCGACCAATATTGAGAATGGTTCGCATTAACGTTCGTAATGCCGCCCGCCGACGATTATCGCGGCGTGCAAGCGCCGCGACCGCTGCATCGCACGGCATGCGCGACGCACTGTTCCAATGGGTTCGATTCCAGTCTGATAAAAATAAGGAGTTTCAATGCGGATTTCTTCATTTGTGCGTGGTGGCGCAGCAGCGGTGGCCGCAGTCGCGGCGTTCTCGGCAACGGCGGCGGAATATCCGATCGGCAAGCAGCAGATTCATGGCGGCATGGAAATCAATGCGGTCTATCTGCAGCCGATCACGATGGAACCCGAAGGCATGATGCGCAAAGCCTCGGATTCGGACATCCACCTGGAAGCCGACATTCACGCGGTCAAGAACAACCCGACCGGCTTCGCCGAAGGCGACTGGATGCCGTATCTGCAAGTGCACTACGAACTGACGAAAGCCGGTTCGACTCAGACGCAAAAGGGCGACCTGATGCCGATGGTCGCCAACGACGGCCCGCACTACGGCGACAACGTCAAGCTGCAAGGCCCGGGCAAGTATCACCTGAAGATGGTTGTCGAGGCGCCGATGCAATCGGGCCACATGGCGTTCGGCCGCCACGTCGACAAGGAAACCGGCGTGGGTCCGTGGTTCAAGCCGATCACCCTCGAATACGACTTCGCGTACGCCGGCATCGGCAAGAAGGGCGGTTACTGATCGCCGCGCATCATCACGCGTGAGTACGCTTTGCCGAGTGGCCGCGCGTGAATGGATGGCTCGATGAGTGGGTGAATGAATGGCCGAATGAGGCCGAACGAGTCAGTGCAGCACACGGCGCATTGGCGATCGACTGCCAACGCGCCGCGTTTTCCGGATGGGCTAATGAGAATCAACCGAAAGATCGCGATCTTCGCCGCCACGGTTTTGCTGGCAAGCGCGGCGCAGGCGGCCGACCTGCCGACCTTCAAGCTGGAAATGAACGACGGCAAGCTGAATCCGGCCCGCATCGAAGTGCCGGCGGGACAGCGTATCAAGATCGAAGTGCGCAACACGGGCAAAGGCGCGGCCGAATTCGAAAGCGTGCAGTTGCGTAAGGAAAAAGTGTTGGCGCCGGGCGCGGATTCGTTCGTCGTGATCGCGCCGCTCGAGCCGGGCGAGTACAAGTTTTTCGACGATTTTCACCAGCAGGCGCAGGGCGTCATCGTCGCAAAGTAGTGACTTGGGACGCGAGCGCAGAGCCCTGACGGGTTGCGCGCTCGCCAGACCAGAAGAAGGGAGAGCTTGATGGGTCAGATTCTATTCATCGTGTGGCGGGAAAGTGTCGAGGCGTTGCTGGTCGTCGGCATCCTGTACGCGTGGCTGAAAAATGGCGACGACGACGCGCGCCGCGGTTTGCCGTACCTGTGGGGCGGCGTGGCAGCCGGTCTGATTGCGGCGGTGGCGCTCGGCGCCGCGCTGGTGGGTTTCACCGAAGTGCTCTCCGGCGACGCGCAGGATTATTTCCAGACCGCGATGGTGCTGGTCGCCTGCGTGCTGATCGTGCAGATGGTGCTGTGGATGAAGCAGCACGGCCGCACGCTCAAGCGCGACATGGAACAGTCGCTGCAAAAGAGCCAGCGCGATTCGAACTGGTGGGGCGTCGCCTTGTTGGTAGCGTTGGCGATCGCGCGTGAAGGCAGCGAGACGGTGATCTTTCTGTACGGCCTCGGCTTCGGCCAATCGGGTCACGTGGGCGCCAGCCAGATGCTCGCGGTCGTGATCGGCCTGGCGCTCGCGTTCCTGACCTTCTATATCCTGCAGTTGGGCGGCAAGATCTTCTCGTGGCGGCTCTTTTTCCGCATCACGGAAATCATGCTGCTGTTCCTCGGCGCGGGTCTGTTCCAGACCGGTGTGGACAAGCTGATCGACAAGGAAATCCTGCCGACCATCATCGATCAGATGTGGAATTCGTCGGCGGTCCTCGACGATTCGAGCACCTTCGGTTCGCTGGTTGCCACGCTCACCGGCTATCGCGCTCACCCGGCGTTGATGAATCTGATCGCTTATGCGGCTTACTGGGGTGTGGTCTACCTGCTGCTGCGCCGCGCGAATCGCAAGCCGGCACGACAAGCCGCTGGGCGCACGGCATGAGTACGGTAATGACCCGCCCAGGCCGCCTCGCCGCGGCCGGGCAGTGGATGCAGCGTCACGGTGCCGCGATTCGCGGCATTCAATGGGTCGTGGTGGCGGTGTACGCGTTTCTGATTCTGGTGCCGGCGGTGATGCCGCTGCCGGACGACTCGGCGCACTTGTGGAACAACCTGACGCTCGCCGCGCAGTTCGTGTTCTGGGGTATCTGGTGGCCGTTCGTGTTGCTCTCGATGGTCATGCTCGGTCGTGTCTGGTGCGGGGTGCTATGTCCCGAAGGCGCGCTCGCCGAATTCGCCAGCAAATACGGCCGAGGCAGGGCGATCCCGCACTGGATGCGCTGGGGCGGCTGGCCGTTCGTCGCGTTCGGCATCACCACCATTTACGGTCAGATGGTGAGCGTCTACCAGTATCCGAAAGCCGTGCTGCTGGTGTTAGGCGGCTCGACCTTCGCGGCGATGATCATCGGCTTGCTATACGGACGCGAGAAGCGCGTCTGGTGCAAATACCTCTGCCCCGTCAACGGGGTTTTTTCGCTTCTGGCGCGGCTCGCGCCGTTTCACTACAAAGTCGATGAAGAGGCATGGCGCCGTTCGTACAAGAACGGCGAGCATGGGCATCGCGTGATTCCGATCAATTGCGCGCCGCTCGTGCCCTTGCGCAATATGAAGGGCGCGTCGGACTGCCATATGTGCGGCCGCTGCAGCGGCCACCGCGACGCGATTGCGTTGACATGGCGTGCGCCGTCGTCGGAAGTGGTGCAGTTGGGCGACAAGCAGGCCAACCCGTGGGATACCGCGTTGATCCTGTACGGCCTGCTGGGCATCGCGATCGGCGCGTTTCACTGGACCGCGTCGCGCTGGTTCGTCGATCTGAAGATTTTCCTCGCGAACTGGCTGGTCGATCACGACATCACGTGGCCGCTCGACACCAACGCGCCGTGGTTCCTGTTCACGCATTACCCCGAACAGAACGACGTGTTTTCGTGGCTCGACGGCACGATGGTGATCGGCTACATCCTCGCCACGGCGTTGGTGTACGGCACCGTGCTACTGGTGCTGCTGATGGGCGCGACGCGCATGCTGGGGCGCTTCAATGGCGTGCGTCTGCATCATTTGACGCAAGGGCTGATTCCGATTGCTGGCGCGGGCGTGTTTCTCGGTCTGTCCGCGACCACGCTGTCGCTGCTGCGCGCGGAGCATGTGTCGCTGTGGTGGGCGTCGGATATGCGCATCGCGATTCTGGCGATTGCCAACCTGTGGAGCGCATGGCTCGCCTGGCTCGTGACGCGTCGCTACAGCGAGCGTTTCGTTCAACGCGGCCTCGCGATGGTGTGGTTCGCCGCGGCGTTGGCCGTGGTCGATAGCGCGTGGTGGCTGATGTTCTGGGGCTGGGCTTCGAAGTAACGTGCTCGATGCTTTTAACGCGGTTGCACTAGTCCGCGCCTGGCCAAACAAAAAGCCGTGGAGATGAAATCATCCCACGGCTTTTTCATTTTCCGCATGATCGACGCACAAAGTAGCGTGTCGCCGTATCGAGTGAGAACCAAAAAAAGCGGCTTGGCTTGCTGCGACGGCTGGCTTGGTGTCTGCACGAAGGGGTCTAGTTCTCACGTGCAAGCCGTCGTGGCTGGCTACTGCCCAACACCTCTCTGGGAGGTGGTCCCCACAATACCCGGTACTAACTGCTATTCATTCCTACTTCGTCAGGATCAGCTTGCCTAAGCGCGTGGCCCGCAGCTGGTAGGTCTCGCCGTTATGCACGATGCTGACGTGGCTATGTCCCTGCAGCAAGGTGTCGCTTTGAACGACCCGCGCCGACGTCTCGCCCGAACCGTTGGCGCGGTCCGCGCCAGGCTTCTGGCCGGTTACCGTTGCCGTCGACGTTTTCGGACGGCTGGTCAGCGCGGCCGCCG
Coding sequences within:
- the uvrB gene encoding excinuclease ABC subunit UvrB encodes the protein MSEQHLTEADETLDESKFVRFEGSPFQLYQPYPPAGDQPTAIDTLVEGVEDGLSFQTLLGVTGSGKTFTMANTIARLGRPAIVFAPNKTLAAQLYSEFREFFPRNAVEYFVSYYDYYQPEAYVPQRDLFIEKDSSINEHIEQMRLSATKSLMERRDVVIVATVSAIYGIGNPSEYHKMILTLRTGDKLGQRDIIARLIAMQYNRNEADFQRGSFRVRGDTIDIFPAEHAEMAVRVELFDDEIETLQLFDPLTGRVRQKIPRFTVYPSSHYVTPRDTVVRAVETIKAELRERLEFFYSGGKLVEAQRLEQRTRFDLEMLQELGFCKGIENYSRHFSGAAPGEPPPTLVDYLPSDALMLLDESHVLIGQLNGMYNGDRARKENLVDYGFRLPSALDNRPLKFNEFERKMRQVVFVSATPADYEQKTAGQVAEQLVRPTGLVDPEIEVRPARSQVDDVLGEINERVKAGDRVLVTVLTKRMAEQLTEFLADHGVKVRYLHSDIDTVERVEIIRDLRLGTFDVLVGINLLREGLDIPEVSLVAILDADKEGFLRAERSLIQTIGRAARNVNGKAILYGDKITDSMRRAIDETERRRNKQIAFNLANGITPRGVVKRIRDIIDGVYNVDDARAELKEQQARAKFEDMSEKQLAKELKRLEKQMMEHAKNLEFEKAAQTRDQLALLRQRVFGANVGDHVSGAD
- a CDS encoding 4Fe-4S binding protein, translated to MSTVMTRPGRLAAAGQWMQRHGAAIRGIQWVVVAVYAFLILVPAVMPLPDDSAHLWNNLTLAAQFVFWGIWWPFVLLSMVMLGRVWCGVLCPEGALAEFASKYGRGRAIPHWMRWGGWPFVAFGITTIYGQMVSVYQYPKAVLLVLGGSTFAAMIIGLLYGREKRVWCKYLCPVNGVFSLLARLAPFHYKVDEEAWRRSYKNGEHGHRVIPINCAPLVPLRNMKGASDCHMCGRCSGHRDAIALTWRAPSSEVVQLGDKQANPWDTALILYGLLGIAIGAFHWTASRWFVDLKIFLANWLVDHDITWPLDTNAPWFLFTHYPEQNDVFSWLDGTMVIGYILATALVYGTVLLVLLMGATRMLGRFNGVRLHHLTQGLIPIAGAGVFLGLSATTLSLLRAEHVSLWWASDMRIAILAIANLWSAWLAWLVTRRYSERFVQRGLAMVWFAAALAVVDSAWWLMFWGWASK
- a CDS encoding FTR1 family iron permease, encoding MGQILFIVWRESVEALLVVGILYAWLKNGDDDARRGLPYLWGGVAAGLIAAVALGAALVGFTEVLSGDAQDYFQTAMVLVACVLIVQMVLWMKQHGRTLKRDMEQSLQKSQRDSNWWGVALLVALAIAREGSETVIFLYGLGFGQSGHVGASQMLAVVIGLALAFLTFYILQLGGKIFSWRLFFRITEIMLLFLGAGLFQTGVDKLIDKEILPTIIDQMWNSSAVLDDSSTFGSLVATLTGYRAHPALMNLIAYAAYWGVVYLLLRRANRKPARQAAGRTA
- a CDS encoding cupredoxin domain-containing protein, which gives rise to MRINRKIAIFAATVLLASAAQAADLPTFKLEMNDGKLNPARIEVPAGQRIKIEVRNTGKGAAEFESVQLRKEKVLAPGADSFVVIAPLEPGEYKFFDDFHQQAQGVIVAK
- the hemP gene encoding hemin uptake protein HemP, which produces MTDLTRPSTLSLRRPAAALTSRPKTSTATVTGQKPGADRANGSGETSARVVQSDTLLQGHSHVSIVHNGETYQLRATRLGKLILTK
- a CDS encoding iron transporter, which codes for MRISSFVRGGAAAVAAVAAFSATAAEYPIGKQQIHGGMEINAVYLQPITMEPEGMMRKASDSDIHLEADIHAVKNNPTGFAEGDWMPYLQVHYELTKAGSTQTQKGDLMPMVANDGPHYGDNVKLQGPGKYHLKMVVEAPMQSGHMAFGRHVDKETGVGPWFKPITLEYDFAYAGIGKKGGY